The genomic segment ATCTGCCCGCCGGGATCCGGCTGGTGCTGCAACTCGCCCTGCTCACCGTCTTCGGCATCAAGGCGGCCGTCTTCCCGCTCGCCGCCTGGCTCCCCGACTCCTACCCGACCGCGCCCGCGCCCGTCACCGCCGTCTTCGCGGGGCTGCTCACCAAGGTCGGCGTGTACTCGATACTGCGCACCCAGACGCTGCTCTTCCCCGGCACCCGGCTCGCCGAGCCGCTGATGCTGATCGCCCTGCTGTCGATGGTCGTCGGGATCCTGGGCGCGGTCGCGCAGACCGACCTCAAACGGCTGCTGTCCTTCACCCTCGTCAGCCATATCGGGTACATGGTCTTCGGCATCGCGCTGGCCTCCCGGGGCGGCATCGCGGGCGCGGTCTTCTACGTCGCCCACCACATCACGGTGCAGACCACACTCTTCCTGGTCACCGGGCTGGTGGAACGCCGGGGCGGCACCACCGATCTGCAGCGGCTCGGCGGGCTCGCCAAGATCTCCCCGGTGCTCGCCGCCGTCTTCTTCGTGCCCGCGATGAACCTCGCCGGGATCCCGCCGCTGTCGGGGTTCCTCGGCAAGCTCGGACTGCTGCGCGCGGGGGTCGCCGACGGCGGCGCCTGGGCGTATGTGCTGGTCGGTGGTGGTGTCGTGACCAGTCTGCTGACGCTCTACGCGCTGATCAAGGTCTGGAACCTGGCCTTCTGGCGGGCCGCGCCGCCCGATCTGTGCGCCGACGGCACCGTGCTGGAGACGGACGACAGCGACGACCAGGACGACTCCGACGAGGAGACCCTGATGCCCGCCGGGCGCCCCGAGTCGGCGTCCCTCAGCGGCCGTTCGATCACCACCACCGCCGCGCTCCCCCGCACGATGCTCGCCGCCACCATGGCGCTGGTCGCCCTCGGGCTGGCCTACACGGTGCTCGCGGGCCCGCTGACGGGGCTCGCCGACCGGGCGGCCGGCGAGCTCCTGTCACGAACGCCCTACGTACAGGCGGTTCTGGCGCACTGACGCGGGGATCGCTCGCGGGTCAGCGGTCGTGAATCGTGTGCGTCGCCGCGATCTGCTTCCAGGACTTCGGCTCCGCCTGCGGTGCGGCCGGGGCGGCACGGAGCGCGCCGGCCTTCGGGGCGGCCGGCGGCGCCGCGGGCTTGGCCGCGGTGAACAGCCAGGTCTCGAAGAGCGGGCCGAGCTTCTTCCCGGAGATCTTCTCGGCGAGCTTCTGGAACTCGGTGATGGAGCCGTTGCCGTACTGGTGCTGGGCGGGCCAGGCCTTCAGCAGGGCGAAGAACGCCTTGTCGCCGATCTTGTTGCGCAGCACCTGGATGGCGACGGCACCCCGGTCGTAGACGGCGCCGTCGAACTGGTTCGCCGCGCCGGGGTCGCCGGGCTTGACCGTCCAGAACGGGTCGTCGGCCGGGTGCTGGCTGTAGACCCAGTCGGCGAGTTCCTGCGCGGTGCCCTCGCCCTCGTGCTCGGACCACAGCCACTGGGCGTAGCTGGCGAAGCCCTCGTTGAGCCAGATGTCCGACCAGCGGGAGAGGGAGACGCTGTCGCCCCACCACTGGTGCGCCAGCTCGTGCACGATGACCGAGGGGTTCGCGCCGCCCGCGAACTGCGCGGGGCTGTAGAAGACCCGGCCCTGCGTCTCCACGGCGTAGTGGGTGGGCACGTTGGGGGCGTAACCGCCGGCGGCGCTGAACGGGTACGGGCCGAAGTAGCCGCTCTCCCAGTCGATGATCTCGCCGGTGCGCTCGATGCTGGCGCGGGCGGCGCCGTCGTTGTCGCCCAGGTCCTTGCTGTAGGCGTTGATGACGGGCAGGCCGTTGGCGGTGGTGTTCCGCGTGATGTCGAACTTCCCGACCGCGAGGGTGGCCAGGTACGTGGCCTGCGGCTTGTTCTGCCGCCAGTTGTAGCGCGTCCAGCCGAGCTTCGAACTCTGCGAGACCAGCACACCGTTGCTGATCGCGGCCGAGCCGTCGGGGACGAGCACCGAGACGTCGTAGGTGGCCTTGTCCAGCGGGTGGTCGTTGCTGGGGAACCACCACCAGGCGGATTCCGGCTCGTTGGCGGCGACGCCGCCGTCGGGGGTGCGCTGCCAGGACGTGAAGCCGTAGCGCTTCACCTTGCCCGGGACGCCGGAGTAGCGGACGACGACGGTGGCCTGCTGGCCCTTGGCGAGCGGGGTGGCCGGGGTGATCTCCAGCTCCTGCTCTCCGCTGGTGGCGAACTTCGCGACCCGGCCGTTGACCCGGACCTCGCTGACGTCCAGCGCGAAGTCGAGGTTGAAGCGGGTCAGTCCCTGGGTGGCGGTGGCCAGCAGGGTGGCGGTGCCCTCCAGCTCGTCGGTGGCGGGCTGGTACTTCAGCCGCAGGTCGTAGTGGGAGACGTCATAACCCCCGTTCCCGTACGTCGGGTAGTACGGGTCGCCGATGCCGGGCGCGCCCGGTCCGGCGTCGGCGGCGGATGCCGGGATCGCCAGCAACAGGCCGGCGGCGCTCACGGCGGAAACGATCGCTCTCTTACGCACAGGGGTCCTCCAGCGCGGGGTGAGTTCGGACACCCCGACCCTAGGAACCAGTCGTGTGTCCCAGCTACCCCTTCACCCACTGCTGTCTCAAGACCTTCACCGTGCGCAACACAACGTCTCAAAACACCGTCCGGCGCACGCCCGCCGTGACGTCGGCTCAACCTGTCTTCAACGCCGCCTTCATCATCGCCCGCGCGATCGGCGCCGCCAGCCCGTTCCCGCTGACCTCCGAGCGGGCCGCGTCCGACTGCTCGACGACCACGGCGACCGCGACCTGGTGGCCCTTGCCGTCGTCGGCGTAGGAGACGAACCAGGCGTACGGCGTCCCGCTGTTGTTCTCGCCGTGCTGGGCGGTGCCGGTCTTCCCGCCGACCTCGACACCGCTGATCTTCGCGTTGCTTCCGGTGCCGTTGTCGACGACGTTGACCATCGCCTTGCGCAGCTTCGCCGCGGTGTCCGCGCTGACCGCGCGGGTGCTCTCGCCGTCCGGGTAGGACTGCAGCACGGTGCCGTTGCCGTCCGTGACCTGCGAGACCATGTGCGGGCTCGCCAGCTCGCCGCCGTTGGCGAGGGCCGCGACGACCATCGCCATCTGCAGCGGGGTCGCGGTGTCGTCGAACTGCCCGATGCCGGACAGGGCGGTCTGCGCCTTGTCCATGCCCTTCGGGTAGACGCTCTTGGCCGCGCGCACCGGGATGTCCAGGCCGTCGGTGTTGAAGCCGAACTTCTCGGCGGCGGCGCGCACCTTGTCCTGGCCGAGGTCGACGGCCATCTTGCCGAAGACGTTGTTGCAGCTGTACTGGAGCGCGGTGTTGATGCTCGCGTTCTCGCAGGGAGCGGACGCCGACTCGTTGGCCAGCACCCGCGAGGTGCCGGGCAGCGGGTACGGGTTCGGGCTGGCGGTCTTCTCGTCGATCGACGAGTACAGCCCGTTCTCCAGGGCCGCCGCGGCGACGACCAGCTTGAACGTCGACCCCGGCGGGTACGCGGCGCGCAGCGCCCGGTTGAGCATCGGCTGGTCCTTGTCGGCCTGCAGGGCGCTCCACGCCGCCCCGTCGGCCTTCGAACCGCCCGAGATCTTCGACGGGTCGTAGCTGGGGGTGCTGACCATGCCGAGGATCCGGCCGGTCGCCGGGTCGATGGCGACGGCCGCGCCCTTCTTGTCGCCGAGCCCCTTGAAGGCGGCCTGCTGCACGGCGGGGTCGATGGTGGTGATCACATCGCCCGGCTCGGTGGCCTTGCCGGTGAGCGAGTCGGGCAGGCTCTTCAGCCGCGGGTCGGTGCCGCCCAGGATGCCGCGGTAGATGCCTTCGAGCTGGGTGGCGCCGTAGACCTGCGAGCTGTAGCCGGTGACCGCCGAGTACAGCCCGCCGCCGGTGTACGTGCGCTGGTAGCGCAGGTCGCCGCCGCTGGTGGTGGTGGAGCCGGTCACCGGCTTTCCGCCCACGACGATGTCGCCGAGCGGGTTCGCGTACTGCGCGATGATGTTCCGCCGGTTGTGCTTGTCGTCCGCGAGCGCCCGGCCGTCCACCGCCTGCATCCACGTCACCCGCACCATGACCGCGAGGACGAGCAGGAGGCTGAAGACCGACGCACGCCTGATTGTCTTGTTCATCCCCTGCAAGAACGTTCCAGGGGGATTCGTTGGTTCCGGCGGGTGAGCACAGGTTCCTCACAGGTCGCGGCTCCCGCACGGAACCGCCCCGCTCTGTGAGGATCGCCACCGTGCGCACCCTGCGAGGGATCGAGTGGCCGCTGGTCGGCTGGCTCGTCGTCGTCTGGGTGCTGCTGTGGGGCAGCATCACCGCCGCGAACGTCGTCACGGGCCTGGTCGTGGCGGTCGTGCTGT from the Streptomyces sp. RKAG293 genome contains:
- a CDS encoding Na+/H+ antiporter subunit D; amino-acid sequence: MNATALLPLPVVLPLFAAGLKLAVGLRLPRIQRFISAAVLSVVLAASVTLLVAADRDGPQVMHAGGWPVPIGIALVADRLSALMLVVSSAVTLCVLVYSIGQGMADRDEATPLSVFHPAYLILVAGVSDTFLSSDLFNLYVGFEIMLTASYVLLTLGGTAARIRAGATYIVVSLLSSVLFLVAIGMVYAATGTMNLAELSVRLADLPAGIRLVLQLALLTVFGIKAAVFPLAAWLPDSYPTAPAPVTAVFAGLLTKVGVYSILRTQTLLFPGTRLAEPLMLIALLSMVVGILGAVAQTDLKRLLSFTLVSHIGYMVFGIALASRGGIAGAVFYVAHHITVQTTLFLVTGLVERRGGTTDLQRLGGLAKISPVLAAVFFVPAMNLAGIPPLSGFLGKLGLLRAGVADGGAWAYVLVGGGVVTSLLTLYALIKVWNLAFWRAAPPDLCADGTVLETDDSDDQDDSDEETLMPAGRPESASLSGRSITTTAALPRTMLAATMALVALGLAYTVLAGPLTGLADRAAGELLSRTPYVQAVLAH
- a CDS encoding M1 family metallopeptidase, encoding MSAAGLLLAIPASAADAGPGAPGIGDPYYPTYGNGGYDVSHYDLRLKYQPATDELEGTATLLATATQGLTRFNLDFALDVSEVRVNGRVAKFATSGEQELEITPATPLAKGQQATVVVRYSGVPGKVKRYGFTSWQRTPDGGVAANEPESAWWWFPSNDHPLDKATYDVSVLVPDGSAAISNGVLVSQSSKLGWTRYNWRQNKPQATYLATLAVGKFDITRNTTANGLPVINAYSKDLGDNDGAARASIERTGEIIDWESGYFGPYPFSAAGGYAPNVPTHYAVETQGRVFYSPAQFAGGANPSVIVHELAHQWWGDSVSLSRWSDIWLNEGFASYAQWLWSEHEGEGTAQELADWVYSQHPADDPFWTVKPGDPGAANQFDGAVYDRGAVAIQVLRNKIGDKAFFALLKAWPAQHQYGNGSITEFQKLAEKISGKKLGPLFETWLFTAAKPAAPPAAPKAGALRAAPAAPQAEPKSWKQIAATHTIHDR
- a CDS encoding penicillin-binding protein 2; protein product: MNKTIRRASVFSLLLVLAVMVRVTWMQAVDGRALADDKHNRRNIIAQYANPLGDIVVGGKPVTGSTTTSGGDLRYQRTYTGGGLYSAVTGYSSQVYGATQLEGIYRGILGGTDPRLKSLPDSLTGKATEPGDVITTIDPAVQQAAFKGLGDKKGAAVAIDPATGRILGMVSTPSYDPSKISGGSKADGAAWSALQADKDQPMLNRALRAAYPPGSTFKLVVAAAALENGLYSSIDEKTASPNPYPLPGTSRVLANESASAPCENASINTALQYSCNNVFGKMAVDLGQDKVRAAAEKFGFNTDGLDIPVRAAKSVYPKGMDKAQTALSGIGQFDDTATPLQMAMVVAALANGGELASPHMVSQVTDGNGTVLQSYPDGESTRAVSADTAAKLRKAMVNVVDNGTGSNAKISGVEVGGKTGTAQHGENNSGTPYAWFVSYADDGKGHQVAVAVVVEQSDAARSEVSGNGLAAPIARAMMKAALKTG